One stretch of Ornithinimicrobium ciconiae DNA includes these proteins:
- the nrdR gene encoding transcriptional regulator NrdR — translation MHCPFCRHTDSRVVDSRVQEDGTVIRRRRQCPECGRRFGTVESATLSVIKRSGANEPFSREKVLTGVRKACQGRPVTEDELQILGQQVEETIRSQGQAEIDAHEVGLAILAPLRCLDEVAYLRFASVYQAFESLEDFEGAITLLRTERDAAGSDSEAQAEATQGSP, via the coding sequence ATGCACTGCCCATTTTGCCGTCACACGGACTCGCGGGTGGTCGACAGCCGCGTCCAGGAGGACGGGACGGTCATCCGTCGCCGCCGCCAGTGCCCCGAGTGCGGGCGCCGGTTCGGCACGGTCGAGTCGGCCACCCTCTCGGTGATCAAGCGCTCCGGGGCGAACGAGCCGTTCAGCCGGGAGAAGGTGCTGACCGGCGTGCGCAAGGCCTGCCAGGGCCGACCGGTGACCGAGGACGAGCTGCAGATCCTGGGGCAGCAGGTCGAGGAGACCATCCGCTCCCAGGGGCAGGCCGAGATCGACGCCCACGAGGTGGGCCTGGCGATCCTGGCGCCGCTGCGGTGCCTGGACGAGGTGGCCTACCTGCGCTTCGCCAGCGTCTATCAGGCGTTTGAGTCCCTGGAGGACTTTGAGGGGGCGATCACCTTGTTGCGCACCGAGCGGGACGCGGCCGGGAGTGACTCCGAGGCGCAGGCAGAAGCGACGCAGGGTTCGCCGTAG
- a CDS encoding (2Fe-2S)-binding protein, with protein sequence MTKISVTVDGVNYQDEVEPRTLLVHYLREQLGKTGTVVGCDTSNCGACTVHLDGRSVKSCNMLAVQADGHEVTTIEGLADGDTLSPVQEAFRDCHALQCGYCTPGMIMQATDLLKENPSPDEAYVRQHMEGNLCRCTGYHNIVKAVLQAADASPSGEQA encoded by the coding sequence GTGACCAAGATCTCCGTGACCGTTGATGGCGTGAACTATCAGGACGAGGTCGAGCCCCGCACGCTCCTCGTCCATTATCTGAGAGAGCAGCTCGGCAAGACCGGCACGGTGGTGGGGTGTGACACCAGCAACTGCGGTGCCTGCACGGTCCACCTCGACGGGCGCAGCGTGAAGTCCTGCAACATGCTGGCCGTCCAGGCCGACGGGCACGAGGTGACCACGATCGAGGGACTGGCCGACGGAGACACCCTCTCCCCCGTCCAAGAGGCCTTCCGCGACTGCCACGCGCTGCAGTGCGGCTACTGCACCCCGGGGATGATCATGCAGGCCACCGACCTGCTCAAGGAGAACCCCTCCCCCGACGAGGCCTATGTGCGACAGCATATGGAGGGCAACCTGTGCCGGTGCACCGGCTATCACAACATCGTCAAGGCCGTCCTGCAGGCGGCCGACGCGAGCCCGAGCGGTGAGCAGGCATGA
- a CDS encoding vitamin B12-dependent ribonucleotide reductase, whose translation MTETSAARSRSRRAGKGLKIERIYTTPGVHPYDEVTWEKRDVVQQNWKTGETIFEQRGVEFPDFWSVNASTIVTTKYFRGALGTEARETGLKQLVDRVVLTYVKAGKEHGYFATDEDAEVFEHELTYALIHQIFSFNSPVWFNVGTASPQQVSACFILAVDDSMDSILNWYKEEGFIFKGGSGAGLNLSRIRSSKELLSSGGTASGPVSFMRGADASAGTIKSGGATRRAAKMVVLDVDHPDIEEFIETKAREEHKIRALRDAGFDMDLGGTDIVSVQYQNANNSVRVSDEFMRAVEDGDEFGLRSRMDGSVIETVDARGLFNKMAQAAWECADPGIQYDDTINDWHTNPETGRITASNPCSEYMSLDNSSCNLASLNLLKFLREDNSFDVQKYQAVAELVITAMDISICFADFPTEPIGETTRNYRQLGIGYANLGALLMATGRGYDSEGGRALAASLTSLLTGAAYKRSAELAGVVGPYNGYARNADAHKRVMRKHQAANDEIRSLHVMDSDIHKAATKAWDAVVKVGEKQGYRNAQASVLAPTGTIGFMMDCDTTGIEPDFSLVKFKKLVGGGSMQIVNQTIPRALKMLGYAEETIEAIVEHIADKGHVIDAPGLKTEHYEIFDTAMGERSIKPMGHVRMMAAVQPFLSGAISKTVNLPETATVEEIGDVYLQGWKLGLKALAVYRDNCKVGQPLSDGGSTAKDKAKDAAEAKVEKVVEYRPVRKRLPKRRTSQTTSFSVGGAEGYLTAGTYDDETLGEIFLKFGKQGSTLAGVMDAFSIAVSIGLQYGVPLETFVEKFTNLRFEPAGLTDDPDVRMAQSIMDYVFRRLALDYLDFETRDYMGIHSAEERSRELETGSYQAGSGSDDSGDEALEDELESYSQSVATSTKKERPEVEEKAATGAALARPVEGGINSSAELMDKFQGKSADAPMCMTCGTKMQRAGSCYVCEGCGSTSGCS comes from the coding sequence ATGACGGAGACGAGCGCGGCACGGTCCCGTTCCCGACGGGCCGGCAAGGGCCTGAAGATCGAGCGCATCTACACCACCCCCGGGGTGCACCCCTACGACGAGGTGACCTGGGAGAAGCGTGACGTCGTCCAGCAGAACTGGAAGACGGGCGAGACCATCTTCGAGCAGCGCGGCGTGGAGTTCCCCGACTTCTGGTCGGTGAACGCCTCCACCATCGTCACCACCAAGTACTTCCGCGGCGCCCTGGGCACCGAGGCCCGCGAGACCGGCCTCAAGCAGCTCGTCGACCGGGTCGTGCTGACCTATGTCAAGGCGGGCAAGGAGCACGGCTACTTCGCGACCGACGAGGACGCGGAGGTCTTCGAGCACGAGCTGACCTACGCGCTGATCCACCAGATCTTCAGCTTCAACTCCCCGGTGTGGTTCAACGTCGGCACCGCCAGCCCCCAGCAGGTTTCGGCGTGCTTCATCCTCGCCGTGGACGACTCGATGGACAGCATCCTCAACTGGTACAAGGAGGAGGGCTTCATCTTCAAGGGCGGCTCCGGTGCCGGCCTGAACCTGTCGCGCATCCGCTCCTCCAAGGAGCTGCTCTCCTCCGGTGGCACCGCCTCCGGCCCGGTCTCCTTCATGCGTGGTGCCGACGCCTCCGCGGGCACCATCAAGTCCGGTGGGGCGACCCGCCGCGCGGCCAAGATGGTCGTGCTCGACGTCGACCACCCGGACATCGAGGAGTTCATCGAGACCAAGGCGCGTGAGGAGCACAAGATCCGCGCGCTGCGCGACGCCGGCTTCGACATGGACCTGGGCGGCACGGACATCGTGTCGGTGCAATACCAGAACGCCAACAACTCGGTGCGCGTCTCTGACGAGTTCATGCGCGCGGTCGAGGACGGCGATGAGTTCGGCCTGCGCTCGCGCATGGACGGCTCGGTCATCGAGACCGTCGACGCCCGTGGCCTGTTCAACAAGATGGCTCAGGCCGCGTGGGAGTGCGCCGACCCGGGCATTCAATATGACGACACGATCAACGACTGGCACACCAACCCCGAGACCGGCCGGATCACCGCGTCCAACCCGTGCTCGGAATACATGTCGCTGGACAACTCGTCCTGCAACCTGGCCTCGCTGAACCTGCTGAAGTTCCTGCGCGAGGACAACAGCTTCGACGTGCAGAAATATCAGGCGGTGGCCGAGCTGGTCATCACCGCGATGGACATCTCGATCTGCTTCGCGGACTTCCCGACCGAGCCGATCGGTGAGACGACCCGCAACTATCGCCAGCTGGGCATCGGCTATGCCAACCTTGGCGCGCTGCTGATGGCCACCGGCCGCGGCTATGACTCCGAGGGTGGCCGCGCCCTGGCTGCCTCGCTGACCTCGCTGCTGACCGGCGCTGCCTACAAGCGCTCGGCCGAGCTGGCTGGTGTGGTCGGTCCCTACAACGGCTATGCCCGCAACGCCGACGCGCACAAGCGCGTCATGCGCAAGCACCAGGCGGCCAACGACGAGATCCGCAGCCTGCACGTGATGGACTCCGACATCCACAAGGCCGCCACCAAGGCCTGGGACGCGGTCGTCAAGGTGGGGGAGAAGCAGGGCTATCGCAACGCCCAGGCCTCCGTCCTGGCACCGACCGGCACCATCGGCTTCATGATGGACTGCGACACCACCGGCATCGAGCCGGACTTCTCGCTGGTCAAGTTCAAGAAGCTGGTCGGCGGCGGCTCGATGCAGATCGTCAACCAGACCATCCCGCGCGCGCTGAAGATGCTCGGCTATGCCGAGGAGACCATCGAGGCGATCGTCGAGCACATCGCTGACAAGGGTCACGTCATCGACGCCCCGGGCCTGAAGACTGAGCACTACGAGATCTTTGACACCGCGATGGGTGAGCGGTCCATCAAGCCGATGGGCCACGTGCGGATGATGGCTGCCGTGCAGCCGTTCCTGTCCGGTGCGATCTCCAAGACGGTCAACCTGCCGGAGACCGCCACGGTCGAGGAGATCGGTGACGTCTATCTGCAGGGCTGGAAGCTCGGCCTGAAGGCGCTGGCCGTCTACCGCGACAATTGCAAGGTCGGTCAGCCGCTGTCCGACGGTGGCTCCACCGCCAAGGACAAGGCCAAGGACGCCGCCGAGGCCAAGGTCGAGAAGGTCGTGGAATATCGCCCGGTCCGCAAGCGTCTGCCCAAGCGCCGCACCAGCCAGACCACGTCGTTCTCGGTCGGTGGCGCGGAGGGTTATCTGACCGCCGGCACCTATGACGACGAGACCCTCGGCGAGATCTTCCTGAAGTTCGGCAAGCAGGGCTCGACCCTGGCCGGCGTGATGGACGCCTTCTCGATCGCCGTCTCGATCGGGCTGCAGTATGGCGTGCCGCTGGAGACCTTCGTCGAGAAGTTCACCAACCTGCGCTTCGAGCCGGCCGGCCTGACCGACGACCCGGACGTGCGCATGGCACAGTCGATCATGGACTACGTCTTCCGCCGCCTGGCGCTGGACTACCTGGACTTCGAGACCCGCGACTACATGGGCATCCACTCCGCCGAGGAGCGGTCCCGCGAGCTGGAGACCGGGTCCTACCAGGCAGGTTCGGGCTCGGACGACTCTGGCGACGAGGCGCTGGAGGACGAGCTGGAGTCCTACAGCCAGTCCGTGGCCACCTCCACCAAGAAGGAGCGGCCCGAGGTCGAGGAGAAGGCCGCCACCGGCGCGGCTCTGGCCCGCCCGGTTGAGGGCGGCATCAACTCCTCCGCCGAGCTGATGGACAAGTTCCAGGGCAAGTCGGCCGACGCCCCGATGTGCATGACCTGCGGCACGAAGATGCAGCGCGCCGGCTCGTGCTACGTGTGCGAGGGCTGCGGTTCCACCAGCGGTTGCAGCTGA